CCATGTCCAGCGGCAAACCGTTGCGCAGGCAATACACCAACCGATAGTCCATGATGTAATCCATACCACCATGACCGCCCACTTTCCTGGCTGTCTCTTCCAGTTCCCGGTGAATGGGGTGTTTGTATTTGTCCATTATTGCCTGTTTCGCTTCTTCGGGCATGGAGCCGTGCGCGCTCAGGTTCTCATGGTTGGGGACGATATGGGTGTCCACCTGTTCGGGACGCAGGCAATATTCTTCGACCGGATATTTGCTGGCATATCCGTCTGTGCCGACCAATTGGTACATACGGCTATAAGGACGCGGTGTCATGACATTGTGCTGGATAAGCATCGTCTTTCCATTTTCCGTACGGATGACAGTAGTTGTCTGATCGCCATTCTGGAAATCTTTCACTTCCTCGCCCGTTGTTTTCCTGATATATGCAGGCCCATTGACCGCTTTTGTGTCCATAGCCACCAGTGTCTTCATCCTGTCTCCCCGGTGAATATTGAGCAACTGGCAAGCCGGGCCGATGCCATGTGTCGCATATACATCCCCCCGGTTATTACGATTGTAATCCATACGCCAGTTGTTCCAATAGGAAGACCAGTATTCTTCAAGATTATGGATATAAGCCCCTTCCACGTGCAGAACCTCACCGAACACTCCCTGTTGCGCCATGTTCAGCGTAGTCAGTTCAAAGAAGTCGTACACGCAGTTTTCCAGTTGCATACAGTGCTTGCGGGTTCTTTCGGACGTATTGATGAGACTCCAAATCTCATCCAGCGTCATGGCTGCCGGCACTTCAATAGCCACGTGCTTGCCATGTTCCATGGCATATACCCCCATTTCGGCATGATGCTTCCAGTCCGTAGCTACATATACAAGGTCTATATCGTCTCTTTCGCACAACTGTTTCCATGAATTTTCATCTCCATAATAAGCCGTAGCTTCGGGCAAACCGGCTTCTTTGAGAATATCCTGCGCCTTTTCCACACATTCCTGACGAATGTCGCACAAAGCCTTGATTTTCGTGCCCGGAATATGAGTGAAACGGGCCACTGCTCCCGGGCCACGCATCCCCAGTCCGATAAATCCGACACGCACGGTGTCTATCTTGGGGGCTGTCAACTGAATGACATCCTCCTGCCCCGAAGGACGCTCCATAGTAGCCACCACAAGGGGCTGTATGGTTCCTTTCTTCTGCTCGCAGCCGGAAAAGCCGACAAGCAGAAGAAGGGAAATCATAAAACTGAAATATATCCTGTTCATTACGTTCTTTCTTCTTACATAAAACAATATTACCGGGTAATCTTATTTACAATTTCCGTCAAAGACATACGTGGCGCATCGTCTGCCATATGCAGGTTCTTTTCCACCCATTCGCGCTCCCAATGGAAATAATCGGGCGCTTGCGCTGTCTCTCCGCGAAGCAATGCGCGCTGATAGTCAAAGTAAACCATCCAACGGTCTTTGTAGTAGGTGTTCATCATGCCTGCCCATTCTTTATAGGCATAATCATGCAGATTGTCTTCCGCCGGTATGTGCTCGCCCCAATAAGTGACAAGCATCATCAGATTGTGGAAATTGTTCTTTTTCTCTACGGCGGTATTGCCTGCATCTTTCGCTTGCTGCTGCCATGTGCTCAGGCGGAAGAACGGGTCTTGTGCCAGCAGTTCATTTTCGGTATCTATCATTTCGAGGAACCGGGATACTTGCTTTTCAAACTTTTCAGTATCTTTTTCTTGGTAAGCAGTCATTATTGCATTGAATACCGAATCGGCATCATTCGCTATCACTTGCCGCAGGAAGTGTATCAAGTCGATGCGATAGGTACGGACGTCACTGAATTGGGGCATTGCCTTGGCAAACAGGAGCGCTGCTTTTCGATAAAGTTCCGTGTCGTATTTCTTAGCCAGTCTTCCCCAGGAAGAAACAGATTTGAGTTCCAACGCCGGACGCGCACATAAGATGTTTTCGGGCGGGCCTTCCTGATAACCGATTTCACTGCTATAAATGGATTTCAACATCATTTTCCA
The DNA window shown above is from Bacteroides faecium and carries:
- a CDS encoding Gfo/Idh/MocA family protein; this encodes MNRIYFSFMISLLLLVGFSGCEQKKGTIQPLVVATMERPSGQEDVIQLTAPKIDTVRVGFIGLGMRGPGAVARFTHIPGTKIKALCDIRQECVEKAQDILKEAGLPEATAYYGDENSWKQLCERDDIDLVYVATDWKHHAEMGVYAMEHGKHVAIEVPAAMTLDEIWSLINTSERTRKHCMQLENCVYDFFELTTLNMAQQGVFGEVLHVEGAYIHNLEEYWSSYWNNWRMDYNRNNRGDVYATHGIGPACQLLNIHRGDRMKTLVAMDTKAVNGPAYIRKTTGEEVKDFQNGDQTTTVIRTENGKTMLIQHNVMTPRPYSRMYQLVGTDGYASKYPVEEYCLRPEQVDTHIVPNHENLSAHGSMPEEAKQAIMDKYKHPIHRELEETARKVGGHGGMDYIMDYRLVYCLRNGLPLDMDVYDLAEWCCMAELTRLSIENGSASVAVPDFTRGGWNKINKFRHALVQ